One genomic region from Pyxicephalus adspersus chromosome 1, UCB_Pads_2.0, whole genome shotgun sequence encodes:
- the ZIC5 gene encoding zinc finger protein ZIC 5, whose product MFLKDGRGGKITTVSVDGLDCVVMEPPLSKRSQTLRLADLAAAQAHPHQTMTGFPGLGSHQAHSHPAHIHPGELGSDPGVALTPFGPEHMAQASALKLSPSQHMPAHPEAQTAAAFASPATVSYPVAHSHPGYTSGRDFLLRRELSASAMLGEQHPATGSPHHHHHHHPHSMFISSTGTYGHSEGGSHPLFSGIHEQAAPGVHHPLNGQMRLGLAGDLYGRAEPFRPEHYAASSIHSYNSMNLNVNLAAAAAHPAAAGAFLRYMRQPIKQELICKWIDQEQSSKKTCSKTFSTMHELVNHVTVEHVGGPEQSNHVCFWEECPREGKPFKAKYKLVNHIRVHTGEKPFPCPFPGCGKVFARSENLKIHKRTHTGEKPFKCEFDGCDRKFANSSDRKKHSHVHTSDKPYYCKVRGCDKSYTHPSSLRKHMKIHCKSPPGSPSALGYPAVTTPMEDSLSPAQEQVRGRSSNLSPQVTNLNEWYVCQASGGPNNLHSPSSNADSTDSEDEDTYRNSERTIR is encoded by the exons ATGTTTTTGAAGGATGGTAGAGGGGGAAAAATAACAACAGTAAGTGTGGATGGACTTGATTGTGTAGTGATGGAGCCCCCTTTGAGCAAGAGGAGTCAGACTCTGAGGTTAGCGGATTTGGCAGCGGCTCAAGCCCATCCTCATCAGACTATGACAGGCTTCCCGGGGTTGGGGAGTCATCAAGCTCACTCCCACCCTGCCCACATCCACCCTGGGGAGTTGGGGAGTGACCCTGGAGTTGCCCTGACTCCATTCGGACCTGAGCACATGGCACAAGCTAGTGCTCTGAAACTTAGTCCTTCCCAGCACATGCCAGCTCATCCCGAAGCACAGACAGCTGCTGCATTCGCCTCACCGGCTACAGTCAGCTACCCCGTGGCTCATTCCCACCCTGGCTACACCAGCGGCAGGGACTTTCTCCTCAGGAGGGAGCTGTCTGCTTCTGCCATGTTAGGGGAGCAGCATCCTGCCACCGGCTCCCCccatcaccaccatcaccaccaccccCATAGCATGTTCATCTCCTCCACTGGTACCTATGGGCACTCGGAGGGAGGAAGCCACCCTCTCTTCTCTGGCATCCACGAGCAGGCAGCCCCAGGAGTCCACCACCCCCTCAATGGGCAGATGAGACTTGGCTTGGCCGGAGACCTGTACGGGAGAGCGGAGCCCTTCAGACCCGAGCACTATGCAGCTTCCTCCATCCACAGCTACAACTCTATGAACTTAAATGTCAACCTAGCTGCTGCTGCCGCCCACCCAGCCGCTGCAGGGGCGTTCTTGAGGTACATGAGGCAGCCCATCAAACAAGAGCTCATCTGCAAGTGGATCGATCAGGAACAGAGCTCCAAAAAGACCTGCTCCAAAACTTTCAGCACCATGCACGAACTGGTTAACCATGTCACGGTGGAGCATGTGGGGGGACCCGAGCAGAGCAACCACGTCTGCTTCTGGGAGGAATGTCCCAGGGAGGGAAAACCATTCAAAGCCAAATACAAACTGGTCAACCACATCAGagttcacacaggggagaagccttTCCCATGCCCCTTCCCTGGATGTGGCAAGGTCTTTGCCCGATCAGAAAACCTTAAAATCCACAAAAGGACTCATACAG GAGAGAAACCCTTTAAATGCGAATTTGATGGTTGCGACAGGAAGTTCGCCAACAGCAGTGACAGGAAGAAGCACTCCCATGTGCACACCAGCGACAAACCCTATTACTGTAAAGTCAGAGGCTGTGACAAGTCATACACACATCCCAGTTCCCTGAGGAAGCACATGAAGATCCATTGCAAGTCCCCTCCAGGCTCCCCCTCTGCTCTGGGTTATCCTGCTGTCACCACTCCAATGGAGGACTCCCTGTCTCCTGCTCAGGAACAAGTCAGGGGTCGTTCTAGCAATCTGTCCCCTCAGGTCACTAACCTCAATGAGTGGTATGTGTGCCAGGCCAGTGGGGGCCCCAACAACCTGCACAGCCCTTCCAGCAATGCTGACTCCACAGATTCTGAGGATGAAGACACTTATAGGAACTCTGAGAGGACTATACGCTAG
- the ZIC2 gene encoding zinc finger protein ZIC 2 — protein sequence MLLDAGPQFPALGVGTFARHHHHHHHHHAAVAAAAAAAAEMQERELSLAQNSFVEPAHMGAFKLNPAGGSGGGGSGSTGGGSAGGAGSNGPHDLSPPGQSSAFTSQAGYPTSALTPHAAYTGAAFNTPRDFLFRGRGFAEGAAAAGGGQHGLFGPPAGSLHHHPHHHQLPHGEHPQSHLLFPGIHEQHAAASQNALGGQMRLGLPGEVFGRTDQYRQVSSPRGDPYTAAQLHNQYGPMNMGMNMAAHHHHHHHHPGAFFRYMRQQCIKQELICKWIDPEQLSNPKKSCNKTFSTMHELVTHVSVEHVGGPEQSNHICFWEECAREGKPFKAKYKLVNHIRVHTGEKPFPCPFPGCGKVFARSENLKIHKRTHTGEKPFQCEFEGCDRRFANSSDRKKHMHVHTSDKPYLCKMCDKSYTHPSSLRKHMKVHESSPQGSESSPAASSGYESSTPPGLVSPNTETQSTNLSPAAAAVSAVHSVSSGAAGPLSSNFNEWYV from the exons ATGCTGCTGGACGCTGGCCCCCAGTTCCCGGCCCTGGGCGTGGGCACATTTGCCCggcatcaccaccatcatcaccaccatcacgCCGCAGTGGCAGCGGCAGCGGCTGCCGCGGCAGAGATGCAGGAGAGGGAGCTGAGCCTGGCGCAGAACAGCTTCGTGGAACCGGCGCACATGGGGGCTTTCAAGCTGAACCCTGCGGGGGGCTCTGGAGGAGGCGGCAGTGGCAGCACTGGAGGGGGATCGGCTGGGGGTGCAGGAAGCAATGGACCCCACGACTTGTCTCCTCCAGGACAAAGCTCAGCCTTCACTTCCCAGGCTGGGTACCCCACATCTGCCCTGACCCCGCACGCCGCATACACGGGCGCCGCGTTCAACACCCCCCGAGACTTCTTATTCCGTGGACGGGGCTTTGCGGAGGGTGCTGCGGCTGCAGGCGGGGGCCAACATGGCTTATTTGGGCCCCCAGCAGGCAGCCTGCACCATCACCCCCACCATCACCAGCTACCACATGGGGAGCACCCACAGAGCCACCTGCTGTTCCCCGGGATCCACGAGCAGCACGCCGCGGCATCCCAAAACGCTCTGGGTGGGCAGATGAGACTGGGTCTACCCGGGGAGGTGTTCGGCAGGACTGATCAGTACCGCCAGGTGTCCAGTCCCAGAGGGGACCCCTACACTGCTGCGCAACTGCACAACCAATATGGGCCAATGAACATGGGCATGAACATGGCTGCACACCAccatcaccatcaccaccacccgGGGGCCTTCTTCAGGTACATGAGACAGCAATGCATTAAGCAGGAGCTCATCTGCAAGTGGATCGACCCCGAACAACTCAGTAACCCCAAGAAAAGCTGCAATAAGACTTTCAGCACCATGCATGAGCTGGTCACCCATGTGTCGGTGGAGCATGTGGGGGGACCCGAGCAGAGCAATCATATCTGTTTCTGGGAGGAGTGTGCCAGGGAGGGAAAACCATTCAAAGCCAAATACAAACTGGTCAACCACATCAGagttcacacaggggagaagccttTCCCATGCCCCTTCCCTGGATGTGGCAAGGTCTTTGCCCGATCAGAAAACCTTAAAATCCACAAAAGGACTCATACAG GGGAGAAGCCTTTCCAGTGTGAATTTGAAGGATGTGACAGGAGATTCGCCAATAGCAGTGACAGAAAGAAACACATGCACGTTCACACTTCGGACAAGCCATACCTGTGCAAGATGTGTGATAAATCCTACACTCACCCCAGCTCTCTGCGGAAACACATGAAG GTGCACGAGTCTTCCCCTCAAGGTTCAGAGTCGTCCCCAGCTGCCAGTTCTGGCTATGAGTCCTCTACCCCTCCAGGTCTGGTGTCACCCAACACTGAGACACAAAGTACCAACCTGTCCCCTGCGGCTGCCGCAGTGTCTGCAGTGCACAGTGTGAGCAGCGGCGCTGCGGGGCCCCTCTCGTCAAACTTCAATGAATGGTACGTGTAG